The Babylonia areolata isolate BAREFJ2019XMU chromosome 32, ASM4173473v1, whole genome shotgun sequence genome window below encodes:
- the LOC143276495 gene encoding acetylcholinesterase-like: MSSHQSASCKGTEDIAPNGLPYFAFRGIPYAQPPLGERRWQLPEAMPEFDDVYNATYFRPACVQAEGVTMSEDCLFLDVYVPHSVNASVLWNQTEAWDLWTLRKNNHTDPGSGVAVMVWIHGGAFRGGSSQENAAWKVASEQGVVLVVIQYRLGALGFLSSGSSELPGNYGLWDQRLALKWVKDNIRGFGGDAAMVTAAGESAGSASVSQHTLCRHSAGLFQRAVMLSGTAEATWSFSQQPRKAFDRFSKFAGCGDNVTSVAHRLRCLMTLPADVIYRTAVVSEAGNTPSFLPTVDGDFIPDTASRLLQDEQHLTSVGFYDYDFLVGTLNNEGVVMFDVLNLFVPSLASTGRFPYQAAEKGFVPVVLKQQLGPRFGLDSQDVVNYEYFSPRSPSHLYVPVRKVFDVYTDSDFVAPAVKMVRYHAKRSSPASSARSSGSSGKSYMFFFDWVPSLTEGTMFAGMPHALDVDYLWGLTNDSLLLYGEIPLGGSILPREHHVSRMYGDMIGAFVRTGDPNNGIADNLQGQWLPYDVINETFLRFSDNSSIDHHLRAKRVSLWIDLLPRLHSRWLNQTANEKPENQTPANDDTEPQELTYFDISESEANALLIALIVMCVVFFLCFVVVLVMLLRAGQSSKTSKYALDQTDLRESSSRNN; this comes from the exons ATGTCGTCACACCAGTCGGCGTCCTGCAAGGGAACAGAAGACATCGCCCCGAACGGGCTTCCATACTTCGCCTTCCGAGGCATCCCTTACGCCCAGCCCCCGTTGGGTGAACGCAGGTGGCAGCTACCGGAAGCTATGCCTGAGTTCGACGACGTGTACAACGCCACCTACTTCCGGCCGGCGTGCGTGCAGGCAGAGGGCGTGACGATGTCGGAGGACTGTCTGTTCCTGGATGTCTATGTGCCGCACTCTGTCAACGCCTCTGTCCTGTGGAACCAGACTGAAGCCTGGGACCTGTGGACACTGAGGAAGAACAACCACACCGATCCAG GCAGcggggtggcggtgatggtgtggATCCACGGCGGAGCGTTTCGCGGGGGGAGCAGCCAGGAGAACGCTGCGTGGAAAGTGGCCAGTGAGCAGGGCGTGGTGCTGGTGGTCATCCAGTACAGACTGGGCGCTCTGGGCTTCCTCAGCTCGGGCTCCTCGGAACTGCCAG GTAACTACGGCCTGTGGGATCAGCGCCTGGCTCTCAAGTGGGTCAAGGACAACATCCGGGGCTTTGGCGGGGACGCTGCCATGGTAACGGCGGCCGGGGAGTCTGCGGGGTCCGCCAGCGTCAGTCAGCACACGTTGTGCCGGCACTCAGCTGGGCTCTTCCAAAGGGCCGTCATGCTGAGCGGGACTGCTGAAGCCACCTGGTCCTTCAGCCAACAGCCCAG GAAGGCGTTTGACCGCTTCAGCAAATTCGCGGGGTGCGGAGACAACGTGACGTCAGTGGCCCACCGCCTCCGGTGTCTGATGACGTTACCTGCTGACGTCATCTACAGGACTGCTGTCGTCTCAGAGGCCGGAAACACCCCCTCTTTTCTGCCCACAGTGGACGGCGACTTCATCCCCGACACTGCCTCACGGCTTCTCCAGGACGAACAGCACCTCACGTCTGTCGGTTTCTATGACTACGACTTCTTGGTGGGCACTCTGAACAACGAGGGGGTGGTGATGTTCGACGTGCTGAACCTCTTTGTGCCGTCTCTTGCCAGCACGGGTCGTTTCCCGTACCAGGCCGCGGAGAAGGGCTTCGTTCCGGTGGTCCTGAAGCAACAGCTAGGCCCTCGCTTCGGCCTCGACTCCCAGGACGTTGTGAACTATGAGTACTTCTCCCCACGAAGTCCCTCCCACCTCTATGTTCCCGTCAGGAAGGTGTTCGACGTGTACACAGATTCCGACTTCGTCGCCCCAGCCGTGAAGATGGTGAGGTACCACGCGAAGAGGAGCTCACCAGCTTCGTCCGCGAGGTCTTCGGGATCGTCTGGGAAGTCGTACATGTTTTTCTTCGACTGGGTTCCTTCCCTTACGGAGGGCACGATGTTTGCCGGCATGCCGCACGCTCTGGATGTGGACTATCTGTGGGGGCTGACCAATGACTCGCTGCTGCTGTACGGAGAGATCCCCCTGGGCGGGTCCATCCTGCCTCGTGAGCACCACGTGTCCAGGATGTACGGGGACATGATTGGCGCCTTCGTCCGGACTGG GGACCCTAACAACGGAATAGCGGACAACCTCCAGGGACAGTGGCTGCCTTATGACGTCATCAACGAAACCTTTCTCCGCTTTTCCGACAACTCTTCCATCGATCACCACCTTCGCGCGAAAAGAGTCTCACTTTGGATCGACCTCCTCCCTCGTCTTCACTCTCGTTGGCTGAACCAAACAGCCAATGAGAAACCGGAAAATCAGACACCAGCCAATGACGACACAGAGCCTCAGGAACTGACGTATTTTGATATCAGCGAAAGCGAGGCCAACGCTTTGCTGATTGCATTaattgtcatgtgtgtggtgttcttCTTGTGCTTTGTCGTCGTGTTAGTGATGTTGTTGAGAGCTGGTCAGTCGTCCAAGACTAGTAAGTACGCTTTGGACCAAACCGATCTTCGTGAGAGTTCCAGCCGAAATAATTAA